CTTTCTTCTAAGTGAGAGGTGTTTTTACTGGTCTGCTCAGATGCTTGTCTGGTTATTATTGTGTCCTACTTTGCTCAGATGTCATTAAATGTGTAGAAACATCAACTATTTGCAGATGATGGCCAAGATGTTGAAGGTTTGCCAACTGAAGGGGTTGAGATTACATGTTTTCATCTGGTATATACCATTGCTTTCGGCATTTTTCTTATTGATAATTTGAGGTGTCTTTTAGGATGTTGAGATGTCTAAACATGAATTGTGAAATCAGGATGGATCACACTATATGGTCTACACGCCTTCAGATCCACTTCTCTTTGTTGCTGCCAAGGTAAGTTTGTAAACTTTAGTTGCTTTTAAAAACTTTTACCAAGCTGTAGCATTTTTCATGTAAAGAATGTGAAACAAGAGTGATAAAATGTCAACTCCATCTATGCAGGATCCGAATGGGCTGCTGCAAATTGCTGATGATGTAAGTGAACCTCTCTGTTATGTACTTACAGAGTCTTTTGGGTTACTAAAAAGGTGTTGAGCAAAAGCTGCACTACTAGATGTTGACATTCTGTGATCTCAAAAATTGATCCACTTAGACTATTTGATAGGCCTTAGCAAACATAGTGTGACGTTTCTAGTAAAATTAGAGAGCAAAAGGAAACAGGACTAGGTTCTTGGTTACTTTTGGTTCTCTGGTTTTAGAAGGGAGAATTGCTTCTAATCTAACACATGTATGCCAATGGGGTTACAGGAGCTCCTAGACGATCCAGCCGTGATCAGCGCCATAGACGAGGAAACAGAATTCAATGCATTGGTGGTACGTAGATTTAACATTAACAAACATTTTAATTGTTTTAAGAAAAAGAAAGTGATGTGGTAAACTGGTTGTTTTGGGCAGGAGGAAGAGGCGGCTCTTCTGGAATCATTGCTTGGGGAAGAAATTTAAAAGCTTTCATAGAAAGACATACTTACTTAGCTTTCTTTCTTTCTTTTTATGTTCCATATCAATGCTGTTTTCCTGTTTTATCATTTATAAAAAATGTTTTTTCTATTGCAAATCTTTATCTTTGGGAATGGAATGTTAATTGAGTTCCGATCATTTGTATGCAAAAGTAGATGTACAGAGACGTATGGTTCAAACACCAAAGCAGAAAACTCCATTGATTAGCTCTGCCTCAGATTGACATATACTAATTTTCACTTTGCAGTTAATACGCATTTTCACTTAAATAATTTGTTTTTATTCTTCGGTGGGAAGTGTGGCCGTAAAAAGCCTATCCACCCATTTGTTTTCTTTCGAATCTTCTTGCGGCTGTGTACCAACCACCATCAGAGCTTAACTGAGATAGACAATCAGTGTTCATGGCGCTTACCGTCCGGCCTCTATCTGTTCCTCGTAATTCTCTTGTTCCTTCTCTTCGGTGTCCTCTCTATCAGCTAGTGTTTCTGTCTGGGTTTGTGTGAATTTATTAATTTTGACATTCGTTTGTAACCACAGTTTTGTATAAAGAAAAAACGAGACTTGATGTGGTGCTGATGTTTTGTCTGCTCCTCTTTTTACGTTTTTAATATTAAACTGGACGTTTAGTTGTTTCAGTGGATGAGCTTCCCCCTGTTCTGACCACTGGAAGTGACATTTTTAATTGCCTCTTTAGGAAGTGGTGAAGTTTCTGGGATCAGAGGTTTTAATTTGCGGAATGGATTGAGTTTGTGGAGAAAACATCTTGTGAAACAAAACAAGGGAGCTTACATTTGTTGCTCGTTCAGTACAGACAACGATCCCCTGTTACCTTCTATCCAGCAGTTAACCAATGCTCGTGTCATCTATAGTGTATCTGCCGCACTGGGTCATAACAAGGTATCTTTCTCTTTAAATTACTGTATTTGCTTTATGTTTTTTTTTTTTAAACTATTATTTTGCTGACAGGACTCACATCCGGAATGCAGCGCAAGAGTTCCTGCCATTGTCACAGCTCTTGAGAAGAATGAGCTCACTCCTAAGGTGATTTAGTCTCTTGACATTCATTTATCTTTAAGGCAAATCTCAAGAAGATGCAGATCAGTATGTACATATATATATATATCTGAATCACAATTCTTGTGGAAAGTTATCTTAGCTTGAAATTTTCTCATGTAGTATTGTATTTCAGTTCCGTGGCTCGGAGATTCTTGAACTTGCAAATTTCAAGAATGCGACAATAGAAGACATTGCAAATGTTCACGAGAAGGCTTATGTCTTAGGCCTGGAGAAGGTTCTATCTATTGACAAAACTTTTTATTCCATAAGCAACCAGTAATATACGCCTAATAGCAAAGAATACGAGTTTGAATTTATCTGACCATTTACAAACTCATTCTTAGTTCAGGCAATGGATCAAGCTTCAGATTCAGGACTAATTTTCATTGAAGGCTCTGGACCAACATACGCCACTTCAACGGTAAGTGCTTTGTGTTCATAGTCTTACATCTCCACAAGAATCGTTTTCGCTCCCTGAATCTCTTCCCTCTGTCCCAGACATTCCAAGATTCACTTACCGCAGCCGGCGCTGGAATGGCTTTAGTTGATTCAGTGGTGATGTCTCATCTCACCATGTAATGCTTCAGATTCATTAATGTTGGAAATGGTAGTAGATTTCTTAGCAACTTGATATGACCGTATGTTTCAGGTCGCAGCATCAAGAAACAGCTTGGACCCTCCAACTGGCTTTGCGTTGATAAGACCTCCAGGACACCACGCTGTGCCAAAAGGCCCAATGGGTTTCTGCGTTTTTGGTAATGTGGCAATCGCAGCTCGCCACGCCCAAAGTGCACATGGTCTGAAACGCGTCTTCATTATTGACTTCGATGTTCACCATGGAAATGGCACAAACGATGCGTTTTCTGAGGATCCTGATATATTCTTTTTGTCAACTCATCAGGTACGTACGCCTGCTTGTTATTTTTAGTTCGAGAATGAACACAAGTCGTTATGTTATGTCATGTAAAAAAAAATCGCAGGATGGAAGCTATCCTGGAACAGGGAAGATAAGTGACATAGGCAAAGGAAAAGGTGAAGGCACCACTCTGAACTTACCTTTACCTGGAGGATCAGGTGATATTGCAATGAGAAGTGCTTTTGAAGAAATCATTGTTCCTTGTGTTCAACGTTTCAAGCCAGATCTTATTCTTGTTTCTGCCGGGTGAGTAGAGAAACTTATACGTTTGTAAAATAGTGTTTTTAAAACCGAACCGAACCGACCCAATGATTTAACAAGGTTCGGGACCTGGACATAGCTGGATTGAATCTCAAAATTATTAGTATCAAAAATCCATAAACCAACATATGAACGAAATAATGTTTTATATTTGGTATTTATTTATATTTTGATTATGTATTATATTTACTGATATTAATTTTAAATATATATATATATATATATATATATTTTATTAAAAATATATTGAATCAGGTTATTGAACCATGTTTAACAGGTTCAGCTTCTGGTCTTTTAAAACATTGGTTTAAACCATCTCATTTGTCTCTCTATCTGTGGTTAGGTATGATGCTCATGTCCTGGATCCACTAGCGAATCTGCAGTTCACAACCGGAACATACTACTCATTGGCGAAAGATATAAAACAGTTAGCAAAAGAAGTATGTGGAGGGCGTTGTGTGTTCTTCCTGGAAGGAGGATACAATCTTGAGTCACTTTCTGCATCAGTAGCAGACTCGTTTCGAGCGTTGCTTGGGGAAGAAAGCTTGGCATCAGAGTTCGATAACCCAGCGTACTTGTATGATGAACCGATGAGGAAGGTGCATGATGCTATTGAGAGAGCCAAAAGCATTCATTGTTTATAAAGAGTATTTGCTTCAAAATGTCTACAGATGTTGTGATTAGATAAGTAATATAAATGTGTCAAATTAACCTAATGTTCTTGTAAATAGTATTATCAAAACTTCCACGTTTACCTATAGATTCCAAGAAAATGTCTCACTGCTTGTAAATTATAATATCAAAACATCCACCTTTACCTATAGATGCCAAGAAAATGTCTCACTGCGCCGACCAACGGGTATTAAACGAATAATTAATAGAACATAAAACGTGGGAAGAAGTAGAACTCTGTTGTTTACGTTATCCAACGGTGTTCATGCAAATCGAGATTGCATGCTAGTGTTGACTGCTTCATCTCAACACCAAACCTACACGTGGAAAGCTACCACCATTGATGACATGTCACGTGTCCAATTCACCGACTTAACCCGCCCTAACACGCCATGTTGCGTGACAGAGCTTCTTATCTTTTCTTTATACGTCCCCACATCGTACTTACTACTTAAGTACTATATAACACATGCGATATCTTTTAAATGATTCATTATTCTGAATCAAAAGTTGGTATAATACCAAAACTATTGAGAGATTCCATCAGTTATTTACAGTTTTATCTAATGAAAATGGAAGTAGGCAAGAGAATGGAGATGTTGGAGAGGAAGTCGTCGATAGAGACGGAGCCCATGACATTGCATCTCGATCAAATAGAACATGCTCGAGAGGAGGCATTGTTTGTGATAAGAACAAAGACATTTCAGGAAGCTATGGATATTTTCACAAAGGTAATCAAATTAATTCTTCATTATTTTTTTTTGTTTCTTCTACTTTGTGACATTTATTAATGGAACTGAAAACATGCAGGAGACGCAAGAGGGGTTAAGGGCGGATGAGGAGAAAAGAGGAAGAAGATGTTTAGATTTGAAGGATTATGATGATGATCAAGACGAGAGATTAATCTTTCTTGATCCTATTGGTTGGGACATTGTTTCAGCTCCTTTTTAATTAATCCAAGAAACGTTTTTGCTTTGTTTTGGCTTTTATATCTTTATTAGTTTTCATCTACTCCTTAAATCTTTCTTGTAATATATCTTTACATCTGAAGATGTTTTGTTGATGAATACACTGTATATTTTAGAATCTTTTTCTAGTAATTAAACACTGGCTGTAATTGGATTGACCATTTTTAGAATGTAATGTTTTGAAATGATCAATTCTTTCTATAAAAAAAAAAGTTTATCCTTTAACTTAATTAATAGAATGAAATGTTCATTTCATCAATTCCAAAAATATCTAACCAAAATACAAAACAAAATATTCCAAGATCATCATTTTGATAAAGAGTAAATGGAATCATCTTATTCCATTCATTTCTATTCCATACGGTTTTTTTTTTTTTTAATTTACCAGTTACGGTATGTTTTGGAATTGAAAAATACCAAGATCATCTAGTGTTTAGTCCGTTGGAAGGGAGAGAACAGTTACAATGATGTTATTTCAGTACAAGTGAAACACGTTTTGTAATGAAACAAGTCAAGCAAAATCTTTGAATGCGAGAAGTTTTATGTCAAAATTAAACCGAACCAAAATAAATTAAACTGTATCGAACCAAACCGAATACTCTAAAATTAACTAATCTACCGGTTCGATAAACCTTCTTCTGTGATTATTGAGAGGAAGAAGGAAAGCTGCAACTTCAAATCTTCTCGAGCGACGACGATGAACGCCAACTGTTTATTCTCACCTTCTCCTCCTCCTCGCCTCTTCCCTCCTCGCTCCATATCGAGTCTTTCTCCTTCTGTTTATCGCAGAACCGGAGTTGTCTCCGAAGATGTGGCCGTCGAGTGTCGGAATCTCTGTTTCTCCGCCACTACAAGACCGGGGATCTCCGTCCCCATTCTCCGTGACTGCTCCTTTCGGATTCCTTCGGGGCAGTTATGGATGATTCTTGGTCCCAACGGCTGTGGCAAATCTACCCTTCTCAAGGTCTCTCTCATTGCAAGTTCTCGCTCTCCGTTTTGTTAATGAAAGCTTTTCGTTATCCTAAAGTCATCTTAGAGTCGTCAAGCTCTTATAGTCACATGGGTCAGGGAAAAGGTCGAATCTTTCGATGTTGTGTGGCTTATATATCTTCATTAACTCTGCTTTGGAACGTTTGCAGATTTTAGCAGGTGTGGTGAATCCAACCAGCGGCAATATCTTTGTGGAAAAGCCCAAGAATTTTGTGTTTCAGAATCCTGATCATCAGGTTATGTTTCTTGCTCTTACGATGTTGATCATCTATTTGTATTTTTATGTTAAAAGGATCATACTTTTATTGTGATTTGTTCTTTCTGAGTCCCTAATGTTGTTTTTATGGTTAAGCTCATGCCTATATCGTATAGACAGCCTTAATCCAAACCTTTAGTTTTGTTCTTGTTTTTGTTAATAGCATGAAGATTAACTAATCTTATGATCCTAAGCAATCTGTTTTTGTTTCCCACTGCTAAGACATCTTAGTTAGTAACAGTTGCTTTCTCATGTGTGTTTAGTCTGAGATGTTTTTTTTTTTCAATGGCAGGTAGTGATGCCTACTGTAGAAGCTGATGTAGCGTTTGGTCTTGGCAAGTATCCTGACATGAGTCTAGAAGAAGTTAAGTCCAGGGTGGTTACAGCTCTGGATGCTGTTGGCATGCGTGATTATATGCAGGTTGGATTTACGTTAATTGAATATGTATATGTGCGGTCCTTATTTCGATTATTTATAATAAATTAGAGTCTGGTTTTTGTTTCCAGAGACCGATTCAAACTCTGAGTGGTGGTCAGAAACAAAGAGTCGCCATTGCTGGTGCTTTAGCTGAAGCTTGCAAAGTGCTGTTGTTGGATGAGCTCACAACCTTCCTAGATGAGTCTGACCAGGTAATCGTTTGATTTAACTCTAATAAAATTGTTAATGAAACGCTAGTGGTGTTGTGAGAATTTAGCATATGATTGCTGATCTACCTTGATCTTGTTGTATGATAGAAACTGGAAGTGAGTAACTTGTATATTTCAACAGAATATAAAATGAATTCAACAAAAATGAAAAAATGTTAATCTTCCCTTCATCGATGCTTATTGTTACAGTTGGGTGTGATCAAAGCTGTGAAAGAGTTGATAAATGCAAAGACAGGAGGAGATGTGACGGCGTTATGGGTAACACATCGGTTAGAGGAGCTGGAGTATGCGGATGGAGCTGTGTATATGGAGAATGGGAGGGTGGTCAGGCATGGTGATGCAGCCACCGTACTAGATTTCATTAAGGCCAAACAATCGTCTTACATTGATCAAATTGGTTTTTAACTTTTAACTGATCCTGTCATCAGTGGTAGTCAAAAAGTTGTAGCATGTATAGAGACATCGGAGAGGCAATGAAAAATGGAAATTTACGTAGCTTTTGTAAAAGACTGTGATGTACCCCTGTAGACTGTATAAGCAATTCTCTTATGCAGAGCAAAGTTGATTAGTCCCCGGATCGAAAGGAAAAAAATCAGTGAACACTTAATACGTTGACTACACAAATAGTGGAGATTAGGGCTAGGCAAAAAACCCGGATTTGAAAAACCAAACTGAACCCGATCCGAAAAAGTAGTACCGAACCCGAACCGAAATTGATTAAATATCCGAATGGGTCTAAAATTTTGGTATTTAAATAACCGAAATCGAACCCGATCCGAACCGAAATATTTCGGGTACCCGAATGTATCCGAAATAATTTTATAAACCTATATATTAATTATTTTTAGATTTAATGTATGTTAAAATATATCCAAAATATATTTGATACTTTTAACTTATCCAAAATACTTGAAAATATATACAAATAATCAAAAGTAAATGTCTTAAATAGTTAAAGCATACTCAAAATACCAAAAATACTTAAAATATTTATTTATTTTCTATCCAAATATTCAAATCAAACCAATTTATATGTTAAGTTTACGTATTTTGACATGTGTTATTCAAATTTATATGTAATATATTATTTTGTTTATAAATTTTGAGTATTTTAAAATATATAATGAATTTTAAAATTTTAAAAATAATTTAAATGGGTTATCCGAACCTGAACCGAACCCGCAAAGATCTGAACCGAACCCAAACCAAAATTTAGAAATATCTGAGTGGGACTGAAATCTTTGACCCCGAAAGCTCGAAACCCGAATAGACCCGAACCAAACCCTAATGGATATCCGAACACCCACCCTAGTGGAGATACCTTGTGATGACTATATTGTAACTTAAATATATTTGTTTCGTAATTACAAAAAGAATCCAGATCTTTGGCTCATATTTCTCTCTAGGTCAAAATGTTTACACATATTACATTTAGTCTCCAGTAGTATTGAAACAACATCTAGGTGATGATTGTTTGGATGGTTTTTAGATTTTAGTATTTGGTTTTTGGCTTTTGGTTTTTAGTTTTTAGATTTTGGTTTTTAGTTTTTGGTTTTGATTTTGCAGTAGTTTTTAGATTTTGAAAAAACTCGAATGGCGATTTTGGTTTTTACCTTTAGATTTTTGATTTTACCGTAATTTTAGTTTTTAGAAAAACACAAATGATATTTTTTCAGGTTTTAATTAATTTTAGTATATGTTAGTTAATTATTTTTGTTTGAAGTTGAAATATAGATTAATAACAAAAATAAAACAATAAAATAAATTTCTGAATTTTATTTCTTTGCATTTTTGTTTTTCTAAAATTTGATTACTGATATATTTCAGTTTTTCTGTTATTTTCTAAAACGTTAACTTATAATTTAATTTATTTTTTAAACAAACTTAAAATTACTATAAGAATATATCACAGTTTTCAATAAAATAACACCAATAGATTATTAACAAAACATGCAAACTTTACATAAAAGTAAATTTAAATAATTAAATTAATTTTAGTGGCAAATTTAAAAGAATGTTCTTAATATATATTATTTTGTATTATATATGTTAAACAAATTCTTATTACTAAAACTTATTTGCTCATACTTATAGTAGTTAGCATTTTATTTATTTATTCCTATATTAATGCACAAATGTAACAAAACTTTTAAATTAAAAAAAAAAAAACAAGAAAAAACATCGTGAGATGTAGAAACCAAGAAAATTGAGATTTTGGTTTTTCTTTAGAAAATGACAGTTATTTGAAAAACTAGTTTTCCTAAAATGTAGAGAATCTATTTTCATAAAAATTTCATTGTCTAAAAATTGGTTTTTCCAAAAACAAAATGCAGAAACTACTTCAAATCTGTAAACAATCAACTTCCTAATAACAATAACGGGCACTTCAATCTAACAGAAATGTTAAAATAAGCTTAGATTGCATAACTTGTAAATGTATGTTACATATACAACCAATGGTATAAGACTTCTGGTTTGTTTGCTTTTCT
This sequence is a window from Brassica oleracea var. oleracea cultivar TO1000 chromosome C1, BOL, whole genome shotgun sequence. Protein-coding genes within it:
- the LOC106312834 gene encoding histone deacetylase 14 isoform X1: MALTVRPLSVPRSGEVSGIRGFNLRNGLSLWRKHLVKQNKGAYICCSFSTDNDPLLPSIQQLTNARVIYSVSAALGHNKDSHPECSARVPAIVTALEKNELTPKFRGSEILELANFKNATIEDIANVHEKAYVLGLEKAMDQASDSGLIFIEGSGPTYATSTTFQDSLTAAGAGMALVDSVVAASRNSLDPPTGFALIRPPGHHAVPKGPMGFCVFGNVAIAARHAQSAHGLKRVFIIDFDVHHGNGTNDAFSEDPDIFFLSTHQDGSYPGTGKISDIGKGKGEGTTLNLPLPGGSGDIAMRSAFEEIIVPCVQRFKPDLILVSAGYDAHVLDPLANLQFTTGTYYSLAKDIKQLAKEVCGGRCVFFLEGGYNLESLSASVADSFRALLGEESLASEFDNPAYLYDEPMRKVHDAIERAKSIHCL
- the LOC106312834 gene encoding histone deacetylase 14 isoform X2 — translated: MLVSSIVYLPHWVITRTHIRNAAQEFLPLSQLLRRMSSLLSIVFQFRGSEILELANFKNATIEDIANVHEKAYVLGLEKAMDQASDSGLIFIEGSGPTYATSTTFQDSLTAAGAGMALVDSVVAASRNSLDPPTGFALIRPPGHHAVPKGPMGFCVFGNVAIAARHAQSAHGLKRVFIIDFDVHHGNGTNDAFSEDPDIFFLSTHQDGSYPGTGKISDIGKGKGEGTTLNLPLPGGSGDIAMRSAFEEIIVPCVQRFKPDLILVSAGYDAHVLDPLANLQFTTGTYYSLAKDIKQLAKEVCGGRCVFFLEGGYNLESLSASVADSFRALLGEESLASEFDNPAYLYDEPMRKVHDAIERAKSIHCL
- the LOC106300677 gene encoding uncharacterized protein LOC106300677, with product MIHYSESKVGIIPKLLRDSISYLQFYLMKMEVGKRMEMLERKSSIETEPMTLHLDQIEHAREEALFVIRTKTFQEAMDIFTKETQEGLRADEEKRGRRCLDLKDYDDDQDERLIFLDPIGWDIVSAPF
- the LOC106344364 gene encoding ABC transporter I family member 10, chloroplastic, which codes for MNANCLFSPSPPPRLFPPRSISSLSPSVYRRTGVVSEDVAVECRNLCFSATTRPGISVPILRDCSFRIPSGQLWMILGPNGCGKSTLLKILAGVVNPTSGNIFVEKPKNFVFQNPDHQVVMPTVEADVAFGLGKYPDMSLEEVKSRVVTALDAVGMRDYMQRPIQTLSGGQKQRVAIAGALAEACKVLLLDELTTFLDESDQLGVIKAVKELINAKTGGDVTALWVTHRLEELEYADGAVYMENGRVVRHGDAATVLDFIKAKQSSYIDQIGF